A genomic window from Levilactobacillus yonginensis includes:
- a CDS encoding response regulator transcription factor: MLAVYLCEDNPEQLKHYTDVVQRYIMINDYDMQVQLATPSPQKLLANLTANPPEYALFFLDIEFPAEDITGLELAITIRQRLGFAEIVFVTTHSEMALLTFERKVEPMDFIVKDLGRAQIDQKLRENIDYGYERYTNYLGNTENLFSYTIGGRQFSMPMGDVYFVATSDMAHKVTVHAANQLVEFPGFLKDIADEYPELYRTDKSFLVNLANVSGLDVPNRRLIFPNGDETDVATRRFHEVKTLVQKHLKA, from the coding sequence GTGCTAGCGGTTTATCTTTGCGAGGATAATCCAGAACAATTGAAGCATTATACCGACGTTGTTCAGCGGTATATCATGATTAATGACTACGATATGCAGGTTCAATTGGCCACGCCAAGTCCGCAGAAACTATTAGCTAATTTGACGGCTAACCCCCCGGAGTACGCGCTGTTTTTCCTGGATATTGAATTTCCGGCGGAGGACATCACGGGATTGGAACTGGCAATTACGATTCGGCAGCGGTTAGGCTTTGCAGAAATCGTGTTTGTGACGACGCACTCTGAGATGGCGCTGCTAACGTTTGAACGGAAAGTCGAGCCCATGGATTTCATCGTGAAAGACTTAGGACGTGCGCAGATTGACCAAAAGTTACGGGAAAATATCGACTACGGGTATGAGCGTTACACAAATTATTTAGGAAATACGGAAAATTTATTTAGCTATACGATTGGTGGTCGCCAGTTCAGTATGCCTATGGGTGACGTTTACTTCGTTGCGACTTCTGATATGGCCCATAAGGTTACGGTGCACGCTGCTAACCAACTGGTTGAATTTCCTGGTTTCTTGAAGGATATTGCTGACGAGTATCCAGAGCTCTATCGAACGGATAAGAGTTTTTTGGTTAACTTAGCGAATGTTAGTGGACTAGACGTTCCCAATCGGCGTCTGATTTTTCCAAATGGTGATGAGACGGACGTAGCAACACGGCGGTTCCATGAGGTGAAGACGTTGGTTCAGAAGCATTTAAAGGCCTGA
- a CDS encoding type II CAAX prenyl endopeptidase Rce1 family protein — protein sequence MKLRKTGMIGLFWLFMLVLMLPMIQLPLTPDNRISVTDLTLLLVILVINHTIIHAPLKFKSPFTFLHQLWVSTVPVIYVLLILMGVSTVGPLPAHSALRAIAPTLCIAAYEEIFFRGIVLGGLLRIWGTRHLLTITFVSSLLFSLSHLLNLTHQSLLSTGFQATSALAIGLLFAAVYLRTDSLWWPIAGHFLNDFLILAASGSL from the coding sequence ATGAAACTTCGCAAAACCGGGATGATTGGTCTCTTTTGGTTGTTCATGTTGGTACTCATGCTGCCGATGATCCAACTGCCACTAACCCCTGATAACCGCATCTCGGTCACCGACCTAACCTTGTTGCTCGTCATATTGGTTATCAACCACACCATTATCCACGCCCCACTCAAGTTCAAATCACCCTTTACCTTTTTGCATCAACTCTGGGTAAGTACCGTCCCCGTTATCTACGTGCTGTTAATTCTGATGGGCGTTTCGACCGTGGGGCCACTCCCTGCTCACTCAGCGTTACGGGCAATTGCGCCGACCCTCTGCATCGCCGCATACGAAGAAATCTTCTTCCGCGGCATCGTGCTGGGCGGCCTCTTACGCATCTGGGGAACTCGTCATTTACTAACCATCACCTTTGTTAGCAGCCTGCTATTCAGTCTGAGTCACCTCCTAAATCTCACCCATCAATCACTGCTATCAACTGGATTCCAAGCCACCAGTGCCTTGGCGATTGGTCTCCTATTCGCCGCGGTTTATCTACGGACCGACAGCCTCTGGTGGCCAATCGCGGGCCATTTTCTCAACGACTTTTTGATTCTAGCAGCGTCTGGCTCTCTCTAG
- a CDS encoding ABC transporter permease: MAENFAQHSSISAADLDRLTREAQAEATPSTARIIWNEFKADRPALVSLFVVVGFILFVMVGALFINTPKMMETNIMNYFNRPLTAGFPLGADAGGRSILLQLIVGSRNSIGIALGLTIISSTFGICWGLISGYFSGYVDWGMQRVYDFMMMLPMTMMIIVLVTIIPHYNAITLTLIFSIFYWEGTSRLIRSRTLAESGKDYAAASLTSGTNRWKIIFRDIMPNISSLIIVDTTLSFAENIGVETGLSYLGFGLPSQTPSLGTMIANANDPNNITQYWWTWLPAALEIIILCLAISYIGQVLRRAADASQRQGTTD; this comes from the coding sequence ATGGCTGAAAATTTTGCGCAACATTCAAGCATCTCGGCCGCCGATCTGGATCGGTTGACCCGTGAAGCACAGGCCGAAGCAACGCCCTCCACCGCCCGCATTATCTGGAATGAATTCAAGGCGGACCGGCCCGCGTTAGTTTCACTCTTTGTCGTCGTTGGCTTTATTCTCTTCGTCATGGTAGGTGCCCTATTCATCAATACACCCAAAATGATGGAAACTAACATCATGAACTACTTTAACCGGCCGCTAACCGCTGGCTTTCCTTTAGGAGCGGATGCTGGTGGCCGCTCTATCCTTCTGCAACTAATTGTTGGCTCACGAAATTCAATTGGTATCGCGTTAGGGTTGACCATCATTTCATCGACGTTTGGCATCTGTTGGGGCCTGATCTCCGGATACTTCAGTGGGTACGTCGACTGGGGTATGCAACGGGTCTACGACTTCATGATGATGTTACCAATGACGATGATGATCATCGTCTTGGTCACCATCATCCCACACTACAACGCCATTACTCTAACCCTGATTTTCTCCATTTTCTATTGGGAAGGTACGTCACGCCTAATTCGCTCGCGAACTTTAGCAGAGTCTGGTAAAGACTACGCTGCTGCATCGCTGACCTCCGGCACTAACCGTTGGAAAATCATTTTTCGCGACATTATGCCCAATATTTCGTCACTGATTATTGTGGACACGACGCTATCATTCGCTGAAAACATTGGGGTTGAAACGGGGCTATCCTACTTGGGATTTGGTCTCCCTAGCCAAACGCCCTCACTAGGGACCATGATTGCGAATGCCAACGATCCCAATAACATTACGCAGTACTGGTGGACCTGGTTACCCGCTGCGCTTGAAATCATCATCCTGTGCTTAGCCATCAGCTACATCGGTCAAGTCCTTCGTCGGGCTGCCGACGCTTCTCAACGACAAGGAACCACAGATTAA
- a CDS encoding RluA family pseudouridine synthase, whose translation MQWTYTQTIPATQLPMPLRALLTAWLLPSHLVHDLRIHQRVLVNGAYRTMNQPVYAGETVQLTFVPADFKEPFPDVLPDSAATVNVLYETADLLVVNKTRGSKTHPNQPAERGTTLNHVAAYLGPDEPGPYILSRLDQETTGALLMTKTPAVVPVMVRNIAEKRVQRTYLAWVRGTLQGQGIFNDPIGRDPNDQRKRLVNGTNAQPAVTHYEVADHQPGATLVKLWLETGRTHQLRVHLANAGHPLVGDPLYADPGQDRLRLHCWRLDFPQPWTLDGPLTTVMAPVPADFATFHMN comes from the coding sequence ATGCAATGGACTTACACCCAGACTATCCCCGCAACGCAACTCCCCATGCCACTCAGAGCCTTATTGACGGCCTGGTTGCTCCCCAGTCATCTCGTCCATGACCTACGAATTCACCAGCGAGTTCTAGTCAACGGTGCCTACCGAACCATGAATCAACCCGTTTACGCTGGTGAAACCGTCCAACTCACCTTTGTTCCCGCTGACTTCAAAGAACCATTCCCAGACGTGCTCCCCGACAGTGCCGCCACCGTCAACGTGCTCTACGAAACAGCCGATCTACTGGTTGTCAACAAAACCCGGGGCAGTAAGACGCACCCTAATCAACCAGCAGAACGTGGTACCACATTGAATCACGTAGCCGCCTACTTGGGGCCCGACGAACCAGGTCCTTACATTCTAAGTCGCCTCGACCAGGAAACCACTGGTGCCCTCCTGATGACTAAGACTCCAGCCGTAGTCCCCGTGATGGTCCGCAACATTGCTGAAAAACGCGTCCAACGGACCTACTTGGCCTGGGTCCGCGGCACCTTACAGGGCCAAGGCATCTTTAATGACCCCATCGGTCGCGACCCCAATGACCAGCGCAAACGTCTGGTTAATGGCACAAATGCCCAGCCGGCCGTGACCCACTATGAAGTCGCCGACCACCAACCCGGTGCCACGTTAGTCAAATTGTGGCTAGAGACCGGTCGGACACATCAGCTCCGGGTGCACTTAGCCAACGCTGGACATCCATTGGTTGGCGACCCCCTCTACGCAGACCCCGGTCAGGACCGCTTACGGCTACACTGTTGGCGTTTGGACTTTCCCCAGCCATGGACACTGGATGGTCCTTTAACCACCGTGATGGCACCCGTACCCGCTGATTTTGCCACGTTTCACATGAATTAG
- a CDS encoding cation diffusion facilitator family transporter, whose protein sequence is MNQSANDWNRVQHAVVHDLRLAYGHLWENVATYLGLFLVEDLAATWSHSQVLRADAFNNLSGIFSTSLLMTGLYIASKTRDDDLWGAPIAATEQEHVGPRTQQSRFRFETLYTLTAGLVMVIIAANIIYNASRTLILHPSYHLQPNTAGVAALISSGVLLLLWRANHRWAQRLQNTALTAAAQDTYTDALTSLVTVLTILGIGWLHWAWIDGLASLLLGIYILYTGIQIFRNCSLKLVDYFDPQLEQQYCQTIAQLPQVQRIVFLKAYYDGNLVMVSVTIAVDPQMTAATIYQLTQALNTLMTQKYGITETALMVMPGTETTTE, encoded by the coding sequence ATGAATCAATCCGCTAATGATTGGAATCGTGTGCAACACGCTGTGGTTCACGACCTACGACTAGCCTACGGACATCTGTGGGAAAACGTGGCCACCTACTTAGGGCTGTTCCTGGTGGAGGACCTCGCCGCCACTTGGAGTCATTCGCAGGTGCTCCGGGCAGATGCTTTCAACAACTTATCCGGTATCTTTTCAACTAGCCTACTCATGACCGGTCTTTACATTGCCAGTAAAACCAGAGATGACGACCTCTGGGGCGCACCCATTGCCGCCACTGAACAGGAACACGTCGGCCCTCGTACGCAACAGTCTCGTTTTCGTTTCGAAACCCTCTACACGTTAACGGCTGGCCTAGTCATGGTCATCATCGCTGCCAACATCATCTATAACGCCAGCAGAACGTTGATTCTGCATCCTAGTTATCACCTGCAGCCCAATACTGCGGGCGTTGCCGCCCTCATCTCCAGTGGTGTGCTTCTGCTCCTGTGGCGCGCCAACCATCGCTGGGCCCAGCGCCTCCAAAATACTGCGTTGACTGCGGCCGCTCAGGATACCTATACGGATGCCCTCACTAGTCTCGTTACTGTGTTAACCATCTTGGGCATTGGCTGGCTACATTGGGCCTGGATCGACGGCCTGGCCAGTCTACTTCTAGGAATCTACATCCTCTACACGGGGATTCAGATATTTCGAAATTGTAGCCTCAAACTGGTCGATTACTTTGACCCCCAATTAGAACAACAATATTGTCAGACGATCGCACAGCTCCCTCAGGTCCAACGGATTGTTTTTCTTAAAGCTTACTACGACGGTAATTTAGTAATGGTCAGTGTGACCATTGCCGTAGACCCCCAAATGACCGCCGCCACCATTTACCAGCTGACTCAGGCCCTGAACACCCTGATGACCCAAAAATACGGGATTACTGAAACCGCCCTCATGGTCATGCCAGGAACTGAAACCACCACTGAGTAG
- a CDS encoding signal transduction protein, which yields MKKNFSLYCALIAAGYTLIDFINPFTFHSSLLGALSVVIMLGVELGLIGYQRKWVYLPAFIEVSILAYLLIEFVDMVVIVATIYLTNMRFATSLWGTLSEIAVDNIIFVLIIMGLWMTRAPMENLIESMIGRSIEYMFLTFMATLAVVYILFEYSLQMLQRSDQYLIFLAGIAGTLLVGLSLSTYILMQTHLQEEHTQLQRQQQAFREQYTTELNRQMSVVKKFSHDYQNMLLGLGGYLEDQDYEGFRQLYIDIRSGWATSNAAELTIDDLENVPGTSLRFRLYHNYLLARREGVQLFVKVSDPLTATVAALKQMGAMIDELAPEMLPIIKQVSPAMITLELSETPRLLRLQLTFPSPPNARVDGHKRIISDLDTLDFSNALGMLPQQGASTLQLKFHWGQLIVTLPKGSGQ from the coding sequence GTGAAAAAGAATTTCTCGCTGTACTGTGCGCTGATTGCCGCGGGTTACACGTTGATTGATTTTATTAATCCGTTTACCTTTCATAGCTCACTATTGGGTGCTCTTTCTGTGGTCATTATGTTGGGGGTCGAACTGGGGTTGATCGGCTATCAACGGAAATGGGTGTACTTACCCGCGTTTATTGAAGTTTCTATTTTGGCGTACTTATTAATTGAATTTGTGGATATGGTAGTTATTGTGGCCACGATTTATTTGACGAACATGCGGTTTGCTACCAGTCTGTGGGGGACGTTGTCTGAAATAGCGGTTGATAACATTATCTTTGTACTGATTATTATGGGTCTTTGGATGACCCGAGCTCCCATGGAAAATCTGATTGAGTCCATGATCGGTCGTTCGATTGAGTACATGTTTCTGACGTTTATGGCGACTTTGGCGGTCGTATACATTCTTTTTGAATACTCCTTACAGATGCTCCAGCGGTCGGACCAGTACCTGATATTTTTAGCTGGAATTGCTGGGACACTGCTAGTGGGCCTATCTTTGAGCACGTACATATTGATGCAGACCCACCTGCAAGAGGAACACACACAACTTCAGCGGCAGCAACAGGCTTTTAGGGAACAGTATACGACTGAGCTGAATCGGCAGATGAGTGTGGTTAAGAAATTTAGCCACGACTACCAGAACATGTTGCTGGGGCTGGGGGGGTACCTGGAAGATCAGGACTATGAAGGCTTCCGTCAGCTATATATCGATATTCGTTCTGGTTGGGCGACTAGTAATGCAGCGGAGTTGACCATTGACGACTTGGAAAATGTCCCCGGTACCAGTCTGCGTTTCCGACTGTATCACAATTATCTGTTAGCCAGACGTGAGGGGGTCCAACTCTTTGTGAAGGTCTCGGATCCGTTGACGGCGACTGTGGCCGCACTTAAGCAGATGGGGGCGATGATCGATGAATTGGCGCCAGAGATGTTGCCAATCATTAAGCAAGTCTCGCCGGCTATGATTACGCTGGAATTGAGTGAGACACCGCGACTGTTACGATTGCAATTAACGTTTCCTAGCCCCCCTAATGCACGGGTCGATGGGCACAAACGCATTATCTCGGATTTGGACACATTAGATTTTTCTAATGCGTTAGGAATGCTCCCGCAACAAGGAGCCAGTACTTTGCAGTTAAAATTCCACTGGGGTCAGTTGATTGTGACATTACCGAAGGGTTCTGGGCAATAG
- a CDS encoding oligopeptide ABC transporter substrate-binding protein: MKKNKIVLSTMALLAVIGLAACSKKSSSSNSSGEVGSSINLAEIYHNPKATDQSATKNSTLKIAEPNSAPFQGLTDPSLITNAEDTDVFAPGGNQPGNIDGLFNYDKDFKIVDGGLANQRLNLKDKTATITIRKDGKWSNGMPVTAKDIEYAYEVIGNKNTTSQQYSSDFNAIKGMAAYHAGTAKTIPGITFPDGPTGKVAVIHFDKMSPSMKYIGNTFIWGAVEPYEYIKNVPIAKLAASAQIRKNPLFTGPYKLDKVVEGESTSWSPNKYYYGKTPQIQHITITVVSPNNIDKAIQSGKYDFTSPAGIMRGTDYKELKNLKNYTPVGQPELGYGYFGFNVGQFDTKAGKNVMNPKSKMANKNLRQAMMYALNLDAVNKKFGNGITWRANSLIPPIFAKYWDSSAKGYPYNLSKANKLLDEAGYKKKGKWRVQPNGKPLTIYFGAMTETSVQAAEYQDYLQQWHKVGLNVKLATGKTMEMNSFYNILQQPKQDKMDIFDANFSLSSEPTPTTLYGQSATFNFSHFVEAKNDKLISEMNNSKSWNDTYRTKIFKEWQEYMNEEAYVVPKAFNYTWAPVNHRVKGYDISNGNSEFWSNLSLTSNSLE, from the coding sequence ATGAAGAAAAATAAAATCGTCCTGTCTACCATGGCGTTGCTAGCCGTAATTGGATTGGCCGCCTGTTCCAAAAAGAGTTCGAGTTCCAACAGTTCGGGTGAAGTCGGTTCATCTATCAACCTGGCTGAAATCTATCACAATCCTAAGGCTACAGATCAATCGGCCACGAAGAACAGCACTTTAAAGATTGCCGAACCCAACAGTGCTCCATTCCAAGGTTTGACAGATCCATCCCTGATTACCAACGCTGAGGATACCGACGTCTTCGCTCCTGGCGGTAACCAACCTGGTAATATCGATGGCCTTTTCAACTACGATAAAGACTTTAAGATTGTTGACGGTGGGCTGGCCAATCAACGGCTGAATCTAAAGGATAAGACCGCCACCATCACCATTCGTAAAGATGGCAAATGGTCCAACGGCATGCCCGTCACCGCTAAGGACATCGAATATGCCTACGAAGTTATCGGTAATAAGAACACGACTTCACAGCAGTACTCATCCGACTTCAACGCCATTAAGGGCATGGCCGCATACCACGCCGGCACCGCTAAGACCATTCCTGGGATCACCTTCCCAGATGGCCCAACCGGTAAGGTAGCCGTCATTCATTTTGATAAGATGTCACCAAGTATGAAATACATTGGCAACACCTTCATCTGGGGCGCCGTGGAACCTTACGAGTACATCAAGAATGTGCCAATTGCTAAACTAGCTGCTTCCGCTCAGATTCGGAAGAATCCCCTCTTCACGGGTCCTTACAAGCTAGACAAGGTCGTTGAAGGTGAATCAACATCCTGGTCCCCTAACAAATACTACTATGGCAAGACACCTCAAATTCAACACATCACCATCACTGTAGTCTCTCCGAATAACATCGACAAGGCTATTCAGTCTGGTAAATACGACTTTACCTCACCTGCTGGCATCATGCGTGGGACCGACTACAAAGAACTGAAGAACCTGAAGAATTACACGCCAGTTGGTCAACCAGAGCTGGGTTACGGCTACTTCGGTTTCAACGTGGGACAATTTGATACCAAGGCCGGCAAAAACGTCATGAACCCCAAGAGCAAAATGGCCAACAAGAACCTCCGGCAAGCCATGATGTACGCCCTGAACCTCGATGCCGTCAACAAGAAGTTCGGTAATGGCATTACTTGGCGGGCCAACTCTCTGATTCCACCAATCTTCGCAAAGTACTGGGATTCTTCAGCTAAGGGTTACCCCTACAACTTGAGTAAGGCTAACAAGTTACTGGACGAAGCCGGTTACAAGAAGAAGGGCAAGTGGCGGGTCCAACCAAACGGTAAGCCACTGACCATCTACTTTGGTGCCATGACTGAAACGTCCGTCCAAGCTGCTGAATATCAAGACTACCTGCAGCAATGGCACAAGGTTGGTTTGAACGTTAAGCTGGCCACTGGCAAGACGATGGAAATGAACAGTTTCTACAACATCTTGCAACAACCAAAGCAAGACAAGATGGATATCTTTGACGCGAACTTCAGCTTGTCCTCCGAACCAACGCCAACCACGTTGTACGGACAGTCCGCAACCTTTAACTTCAGCCACTTTGTTGAAGCCAAGAACGACAAGTTGATCAGTGAAATGAACAACTCGAAGTCTTGGAACGACACTTACCGGACTAAGATCTTCAAGGAATGGCAAGAATACATGAACGAAGAGGCTTACGTCGTTCCGAAGGCATTCAACTACACTTGGGCTCCCGTTAACCACCGGGTCAAGGGCTACGACATTAGCAACGGCAACTCTGAATTCTGGAGCAACTTGTCATTAACGTCCAATAGTTTGGAATAA
- a CDS encoding GHKL domain-containing protein, with product MHIFDTHFWINFVLAMTMQWFWTLWIGVIRPRNWKLPLKWVGWALIPAIIGTSWSLAIPPVSALLYLNHHRPKMSLIFVNATIVIYLVVVLVNDVVRAVTIELFGFVTSQTAPVIAGRLVFQVFVYTLCSLAVSGMRIQPGNLEELALSRKEQWTVMALLGSMAVLAQLSTVIIHRLAITHAMMTFALSIELIMILLISTSLFYFLQSFFHRQRVKAGYQELLLRSRYDRRISDQVRAIRQFKRQYQKQMLRLGDYLDAEDYAGLTTYFQTLDSRWHATSHVTDLEESGLQRLSDPPLKSLLFQKILAAQAKGRDLRLEIPDEVRTFPIDSLLLIRIVGILLDNALESAPVADQRDIYFAILTYPGSIEISVANPVSQKEPPQINRFLTTGYTTKGSGHGQGLKTVQEIVMQTDNASLQIALKRGMLYFTLILTKEGG from the coding sequence ATGCACATCTTTGATACACACTTTTGGATAAACTTTGTGTTAGCCATGACGATGCAGTGGTTTTGGACGTTGTGGATTGGGGTCATTCGTCCACGTAACTGGAAATTGCCACTGAAATGGGTAGGGTGGGCGTTGATTCCGGCCATCATTGGCACCTCCTGGTCGTTGGCGATTCCCCCCGTTTCGGCCTTACTTTATTTAAATCATCACCGACCGAAGATGTCGCTAATATTTGTCAACGCAACGATTGTGATCTATCTGGTGGTCGTTTTGGTTAATGATGTGGTTCGCGCGGTAACGATTGAATTATTTGGTTTTGTGACCAGCCAGACGGCTCCGGTCATTGCCGGCCGGCTGGTTTTTCAAGTTTTCGTCTATACGCTCTGTTCGCTTGCGGTTTCTGGAATGCGGATTCAACCCGGAAATCTGGAAGAACTAGCGCTTAGTCGCAAGGAACAGTGGACGGTTATGGCATTATTGGGGAGTATGGCGGTTCTGGCCCAGCTGTCGACCGTCATCATCCATCGGCTGGCCATTACTCACGCGATGATGACCTTTGCCCTTAGCATCGAATTGATCATGATTCTGTTGATTAGCACCAGTTTGTTCTACTTTCTGCAGAGCTTCTTTCATCGTCAACGTGTTAAGGCGGGTTATCAGGAACTACTTTTACGTTCGCGCTATGACCGACGAATTTCCGATCAGGTCCGTGCCATCCGCCAGTTCAAACGACAGTATCAAAAGCAAATGCTGCGGTTGGGTGACTACCTCGATGCTGAAGATTATGCTGGTTTGACGACTTACTTTCAAACGTTGGATTCACGCTGGCATGCGACCAGCCATGTGACTGATCTGGAAGAGAGTGGGTTGCAACGACTGAGTGATCCACCGTTGAAGAGTCTGTTGTTTCAAAAGATTCTGGCAGCTCAAGCTAAGGGCCGTGACCTACGCTTGGAGATCCCTGATGAAGTTCGAACTTTCCCAATCGATAGTCTCCTCTTGATTCGTATCGTGGGCATTTTACTCGACAATGCCTTGGAATCGGCGCCCGTTGCGGATCAACGGGATATTTATTTTGCCATTCTGACGTATCCTGGTTCCATCGAAATTTCCGTGGCCAATCCCGTGTCACAGAAGGAACCCCCACAGATCAACCGGTTCTTGACGACTGGGTACACAACGAAGGGTTCCGGCCACGGTCAAGGACTAAAAACTGTGCAAGAGATCGTTATGCAGACTGACAATGCCTCCCTACAGATTGCGTTGAAGCGGGGGATGCTGTACTTTACGCTGATTCTAACCAAGGAAGGCGGGTGA
- a CDS encoding universal stress protein has protein sequence MLQQYKNILVPVDGSKATQPVLEKAIEVAKRNNTHLDILNVLEVNQFSDTYGGAVSGDVIYKLSQDVQDRLDALKQQAIDAGVPDVSIHVRFGNPKPVIAREFPADHKTELIIIGSTGLTAVERLMVGSVTNYVSRSAICDVLIVKPE, from the coding sequence ATGTTACAACAATACAAGAACATTCTGGTTCCAGTTGATGGTTCTAAAGCAACCCAACCAGTCTTAGAAAAAGCGATCGAAGTTGCTAAGCGTAACAACACTCATCTTGATATTTTAAACGTACTGGAAGTTAACCAGTTCAGTGATACCTATGGTGGTGCCGTCAGTGGTGACGTCATTTACAAGCTTTCTCAAGACGTCCAAGATCGTCTCGATGCCTTGAAGCAACAAGCTATCGACGCCGGCGTTCCTGACGTCAGCATTCACGTTCGTTTTGGGAATCCCAAGCCTGTCATTGCACGTGAATTCCCAGCTGACCATAAGACGGAACTGATTATCATCGGCTCAACTGGTTTAACGGCCGTTGAACGCTTGATGGTTGGTTCAGTTACCAACTACGTCAGCCGTTCTGCTATCTGCGATGTGCTGATTGTTAAGCCAGAATAA